One genomic segment of Streptomyces sp. TLI_146 includes these proteins:
- a CDS encoding pilus assembly protein TadG-related protein, which yields MKSRRLRGDRGQAFPVYITVVAGLLFLAFAYFAVGQAAVKRNEAGTAADAAALAAAQDYRDRLRDKLLDGFDPVVWKDVLDGLRGGSAAASCAAADTLAARNDASVESCVPGDWPGYTVSVRTNATAGKSVIAVTENSKGTAKATAVIEPRCGIEPSDAPQTSAPPDNGSPSPDPSPSPGGEDKKAYRLVCDKQRDFEVDPGRLDLLPDAADLFAVHLAKK from the coding sequence CTGAAGTCCCGTCGCCTCCGCGGCGACCGGGGGCAGGCCTTCCCCGTGTACATCACGGTGGTGGCGGGCCTGCTCTTCCTCGCGTTCGCGTACTTCGCGGTGGGCCAGGCGGCGGTCAAGCGCAACGAGGCCGGGACGGCGGCGGACGCGGCGGCGCTCGCGGCCGCGCAGGACTACCGCGACCGGCTCCGCGACAAGCTCCTCGACGGCTTCGACCCCGTCGTGTGGAAGGACGTACTGGACGGCCTGCGGGGCGGCAGCGCCGCCGCGTCGTGCGCGGCCGCCGACACCCTGGCCGCCAGGAACGACGCCTCGGTCGAGAGCTGTGTGCCGGGCGACTGGCCCGGCTACACCGTGTCCGTACGGACCAACGCGACGGCGGGCAAGTCCGTCATCGCCGTCACGGAGAACAGCAAGGGCACGGCGAAAGCCACCGCTGTGATCGAACCCCGGTGCGGTATCGAGCCGAGCGACGCCCCGCAGACCTCCGCGCCCCCGGACAACGGCAGCCCGAGCCCGGACCCCAGCCCCAGCCCCGGCGGCGAGGACAAGAAGGCCTACCGGCTCGTCTGCGACAAGCAGCGGGACTTCGAGGTCGACCCCGGCAGGCTCGACCTGCTCCCCGATGCGGCCGATCTGTTCGCCGTGCACCTGGCCAAGAAGTAA
- a CDS encoding OmpA family protein: protein MQATQATPATPAPGPRRRHARPAVLAAAVLLFVAAGSGAAVADDPNPTAVPAAAPPVKVDANAPGLKLSDGATLAAPRVVDIKSVVEDMGGEERRSDTNADISFALQAEVLFGKDSAALSAEATGRIQAIADEIKKQKATNVRVFGFTDNLGTHEHGVVLSKQRADAVQGALSQAVGGAVTFDIRGYAEDYPIADNSSEDGRRKNRRVEVSFPRGASG from the coding sequence ATGCAGGCCACCCAGGCAACACCCGCGACCCCGGCCCCCGGCCCCCGCCGCCGTCACGCCCGCCCCGCGGTCCTCGCCGCCGCGGTGCTGCTGTTCGTCGCGGCGGGGTCCGGCGCGGCCGTCGCCGACGATCCGAACCCCACCGCCGTGCCCGCCGCCGCCCCGCCCGTGAAGGTCGACGCCAACGCGCCCGGGCTCAAGCTCTCCGACGGGGCGACGCTCGCCGCGCCGAGGGTCGTGGACATCAAGTCGGTCGTCGAGGACATGGGCGGCGAGGAGCGCCGCTCCGACACCAACGCCGACATCTCCTTCGCCCTGCAGGCCGAGGTCCTCTTCGGCAAGGACAGTGCCGCGCTCTCCGCCGAGGCGACCGGCCGTATCCAGGCGATCGCCGACGAGATCAAGAAGCAGAAGGCCACGAACGTCCGCGTGTTCGGCTTCACCGACAACCTCGGTACGCACGAGCACGGCGTCGTCCTTTCCAAGCAGCGCGCGGACGCCGTCCAGGGCGCGCTCTCGCAGGCGGTCGGCGGCGCGGTCACGTTCGACATCCGGGGGTACGCGGAGGACTACCCGATCGCGGACAACTCCTCGGAGGACGGCCGCCGCAAGAACCGCCGCGTCGAGGTGTCCTTCCCGCGCGGGGCCTCCGGCTAG
- a CDS encoding SRPBCC family protein — protein MWVYEHGIETSAAPEAVWRLWADVPNWGVWNADVQKIEIRGPFAAGTGITMGADGQDPIELRITEVAENELFVDEARFDGLVLRTAHRLDRAGQDRTRVVYRMEITGEGADELGPQIGPAVTADWPQTMAALVRLAEAGH, from the coding sequence ATGTGGGTGTACGAGCACGGCATCGAGACCAGCGCCGCCCCCGAGGCCGTCTGGCGGCTGTGGGCTGACGTCCCGAACTGGGGCGTCTGGAACGCCGACGTCCAGAAGATCGAGATCCGGGGCCCCTTCGCGGCCGGGACCGGGATCACCATGGGGGCGGACGGGCAGGACCCGATCGAGCTGCGGATCACCGAAGTGGCCGAGAACGAGCTGTTCGTGGACGAGGCCCGCTTCGACGGCCTGGTCCTGCGCACCGCGCACCGGCTGGACCGGGCGGGCCAGGACCGTACCCGGGTGGTCTACCGAATGGAGATCACCGGTGAGGGGGCCGACGAACTGGGCCCGCAGATCGGCCCGGCCGTCACCGCCGACTGGCCGCAGACCATGGCCGCGCTCGTCCGGCTCGCGGAGGCGGGGCACTGA
- a CDS encoding MarR family winged helix-turn-helix transcriptional regulator translates to MALTPGESPGFLLWHATLRWQRGVTAALTPLGLTHVQFVLLACTWWLNGQGEHPNQLAVARQAGTDVKMTSQVVRTLEGKGLLVRETDLADTRAKRLRVTEAGAELAPRAIAAVEAVDAEFFRPVPVAEAVALLAALARPEE, encoded by the coding sequence ATGGCGCTCACCCCCGGCGAGAGCCCCGGGTTCCTGCTCTGGCACGCCACCCTGCGCTGGCAGCGCGGGGTGACCGCGGCCCTGACGCCGCTGGGCCTCACGCATGTGCAGTTCGTGCTGCTCGCGTGCACCTGGTGGCTCAACGGGCAGGGCGAGCACCCCAACCAGCTGGCGGTCGCCCGCCAGGCGGGCACCGACGTCAAGATGACGTCGCAGGTCGTCCGTACGCTGGAGGGCAAGGGCCTGCTCGTCCGCGAGACCGACCTGGCGGACACCCGGGCCAAGCGGCTGCGGGTGACGGAGGCCGGGGCGGAGCTCGCGCCGCGGGCGATCGCGGCGGTCGAGGCGGTGGACGCGGAGTTCTTCCGGCCGGTGCCGGTGGCCGAGGCGGTGGCGCTGCTCGCGGCGCTGGCCCGGCCGGAAGAGTAG
- a CDS encoding VOC family protein, whose translation MSVELNHTIIHSRDKRAAAEFLADILGLRVGDEWGPFIPVETGNGVTLDFATGDPDKIVPQHYAFLVSEEEFDAGYEKIKQWGVRHFADPYMKRPDEINHNDGGRGVYFLDPSGHAMEMITRPYGSGS comes from the coding sequence GTGTCAGTCGAGTTGAATCACACCATCATCCACTCCCGCGACAAGCGGGCCGCCGCCGAGTTCCTGGCGGACATCCTGGGCCTGCGGGTCGGCGACGAGTGGGGACCGTTCATCCCCGTGGAGACCGGAAACGGCGTCACCCTGGACTTCGCCACCGGTGACCCGGACAAGATCGTGCCGCAGCACTACGCCTTCCTCGTCTCCGAGGAGGAGTTCGACGCGGGCTACGAGAAGATCAAGCAGTGGGGCGTACGGCACTTCGCCGATCCGTACATGAAGCGCCCCGACGAGATCAACCACAACGACGGCGGCCGGGGCGTCTACTTCCTCGACCCGTCCGGCCACGCCATGGAGATGATCACCAGGCCGTACGGCAGCGGCTCCTAG
- a CDS encoding DUF192 domain-containing protein: MRWRDGFGQLVVEGGGSVPLEVAASYRARTRGLLGRDGVEGVVLLSPASSVHTFRMRFPLDVAYLDRHLRVIALHTVPPNRLTAPRPRARHVLEAEAGAMAEWGIRPGVRVRVELHAGRT, from the coding sequence ATGCGATGGCGGGACGGGTTCGGGCAGTTGGTCGTCGAGGGTGGGGGGTCCGTGCCCCTTGAGGTCGCCGCGTCCTATCGGGCCCGTACCCGGGGGCTCCTCGGGCGGGACGGGGTCGAAGGGGTCGTCCTGCTCAGCCCGGCCAGCTCCGTGCACACCTTCCGTATGCGCTTCCCGCTCGACGTCGCCTACCTCGACCGCCACCTGCGCGTCATCGCCCTTCACACCGTCCCCCCGAACCGCCTCACCGCCCCGCGCCCGCGCGCCCGGCATGTCCTGGAGGCGGAGGCGGGCGCCATGGCGGAGTGGGGCATCCGGCCCGGCGTACGGGTGCGCGTAGAACTACATGCGGGCCGCACGTAA
- a CDS encoding prepilin peptidase: MHPVYLPLLAAAWGATLGWLVPRAAYRLAVEAGEPWRHACPEGHALTRWLGPPVCRQRGARSWAAATAVAAAALATTTGPRPELAVWLLLLPLAALLAAVDARVHRLPDVLTVPLAATAAVLLGAAALAPHHQGSWPRALLGGLALGGAYFVLFLIHPAGLGFGDVKLAVGLGVLLGWYGWGILFTGAFAGFAAGGTYGVGLILARRADRRTAIPFGPFMIGGAYLGLLLGGLAA, encoded by the coding sequence GTGCACCCCGTGTACCTCCCCCTGCTGGCCGCCGCCTGGGGCGCCACCCTCGGCTGGCTGGTGCCGCGCGCGGCCTACCGGCTCGCCGTCGAGGCAGGCGAGCCGTGGCGGCACGCCTGCCCGGAGGGCCACGCGCTCACCCGCTGGCTCGGCCCCCCGGTATGCCGACAGCGCGGCGCGCGCAGCTGGGCCGCGGCCACCGCCGTCGCCGCCGCCGCCCTCGCCACCACCACCGGCCCCCGCCCCGAACTAGCCGTCTGGCTGCTCCTCCTGCCGCTCGCCGCGCTGCTCGCCGCCGTAGACGCCCGGGTGCACCGGCTGCCGGACGTCCTCACGGTCCCCCTCGCCGCCACCGCCGCCGTCCTCCTCGGCGCCGCCGCCCTCGCCCCGCACCACCAGGGGTCCTGGCCCCGCGCCCTGCTCGGCGGACTCGCGCTGGGCGGCGCGTACTTCGTGCTCTTCCTGATCCACCCCGCCGGCCTCGGCTTCGGCGACGTCAAACTCGCCGTCGGCCTCGGTGTGCTGCTCGGCTGGTACGGCTGGGGCATCCTCTTCACCGGCGCCTTCGCGGGGTTCGCGGCCGGCGGCACGTACGGCGTCGGGCTGATCCTCGCGCGCCGCGCCGACCGCCGCACGGCCATCCCGTTCGGCCCCTTCATGATCGGCGGGGCGTACCTCGGCCTGCTCCTCGGCGGCCTCGCCGCGTGA